A portion of the Macaca thibetana thibetana isolate TM-01 chromosome 9, ASM2454274v1, whole genome shotgun sequence genome contains these proteins:
- the LOC126962402 gene encoding acyl-CoA-binding domain-containing protein 7 yields the protein MALQADFDRAAEDVRKLKARPDDGELKELYGLYKQAIIGDINIECPGMLDLKGKAKWEAWNLKKGLSTEDAMSAYISKAKELIEKYGI from the exons ATGGCCCTGCAG gcTGATTTTGACAGGGCTGCAGAAGATGTGAGGAAGCTGAAAGCAAGACCAGATGATGGAGAACTGAAAGAACTCTATGGGCTTTACAAACAAGCGATAATTGGAGACATTAATATTG AGTGTCCAGGAATGCTAGATTTAAAAGGCAAAGCCAAATGGGAGGCATGGAACCTCAAAAAAG GGTTGTCGACGGAAGATGCGATGAGTGCCTATATTTCTAAAGCAAAGGAGCTGATAGAAAAATATGGAATTTAG